A single Kryptolebias marmoratus isolate JLee-2015 linkage group LG16, ASM164957v2, whole genome shotgun sequence DNA region contains:
- the nradd gene encoding tumor necrosis factor receptor superfamily member 16 — protein sequence MRSTLLWTLLLVEVALGQACLSGKFTDSGQCCSQCPVGSGVEVPCGKEDTKCALCPRGTFSSSEDLQPCHPCLECPPNVPTSAPCSASADAECACGAGFFFDAHLRDCAPCSTCRRGEGATRPCTQRGDRRCQICGPGTFSEERHGTEACQTCTRCSDDGVQIRPCLPDSDTVCMDKKLHIMPHGPLVTPLWPVREEKEEKDEEEVNRSQEPTAFPPQDEGGSSNIVAYVSVLAAVVLGSIIYVAYKCWRSCKQKAALSKARAAELGASPEGEKLQSDSGVFLDSYSLQDNQHNKGTKRDSKLDNRLYINLPPHRQEEVERLLQEGGGRGWRHLGAALGYEPEQLDLFGRGEAPARTLLSSWAQRDGSTLGLLCSALARVERPDVAAALNHASQGASVV from the exons ATGAGGTCGACGCTCCTCTGGACGCTCCTGTTGGTTGAG GTTGCTCTTGGACAGGCCTGTCTCAGTGGGAAGTTCACTGACTCGGGGCAGTGTTGCAGTCAGTGTCCTGTCGGCTCTGGAGTGGAGGTGCCGTGTGGGAAGGAGGACACCAAATGCGCCCTGTGTCCACGAG gaACATTTTCTTCATCCGAAGACCTCCAGCCTTGCCATCCCTGCCTCGAGTGCCCTCCCAACGTCCCCACGTCGGCGCCCTGCTCAGCGTCCGCCGACGCCGAGTGCGCGTGCGGCGCCGGCTTCTTCTTCGACGCCCATCTCCGCGACTGCGCGCCGTGCTCCACGTGCAGGCGCGGCGAGGGCGCGACCCGGCCGTGCACGCAGCGGGGGGACAGGCGGTGCCAGATCTGCGGCCCGGGAACCTTCTCGGAAGAGCGGCACGGCACCGAGGCGTGCCAGACCTGCACCCGGTGCTCGGACGACGGGGTGCAGATCCGCCCCTGCCTGCCCGACTCGGACACGGTCTGCATGG ATAAGAAGCTGCACATCATGCCTCACGGGCCCCTCGTTACTCCTCTGTGGCCCGtgagggaggagaaggaggagaaggacgaggaggaggtCAACCGCTCGCAAGAGCCGACGGCGTTCCCCCCGCAGGACGAGGGCGGAAGCAGCAACATCGTCGCTTACGTCTCCGTTCTGGCAGCCGTGGTGCTCGGGTCCATCATTTACGTGGCTTACAAAtg TTGGAGGTCGTGCAAACAGAAGGCGGCTCTGTCCAAGGCTCGCGCGGCGGAGCTGGGAGCGTCTCCGGAGGGAGAGAAGCTCCAGAGTGACAGCGGCGTCTTCCTGGACTCCTACAGCCTGCAGGACAACCAGCACAACAAAG GCACCAAACGAGACAGCAAACTCGACAACCGGCTGTACATCAACCTGCCCCCCCACCggcaggaggaggtggagcgcCTCCTGCAGGAGGGAGGCGGCCGCGGGTGGCGGCACCTGGGCGCGGCGCTGGGCTACGAGCCCGAGCAGCTGGACCTGTTCGGCCGCGGCGAGGCCCCGGCGCGCACGCTCCTCTCCAGCTGGGCGCAGCGGGACGGCTCCACGCTAGGACTGCTGTGCTCCGCGCTGGCTCGCGTCGAGAGGCCCGACGTGGCAGCGGCCCTGAACCACGCCTCGCAGGGCGCTTCCGTCGTCTGA